Proteins from a genomic interval of Capsicum annuum cultivar UCD-10X-F1 chromosome 4, UCD10Xv1.1, whole genome shotgun sequence:
- the LOC107868629 gene encoding uncharacterized protein LOC107868629 produces the protein MIQPSAIFNQRKNDTFPSDTVQNPRNNGSCMAVTTRSGKILSSPFVGEAVVENMIKEDLDDDSNELGKKPEKKKEVVVTTLPKPPPPFSHRLKNKADDKKFGKFMAMLKQLMINLPLVEALEQMPGYAKFMKELVTKKRTVSYESVDNLHHCSVISTRSLVQKKLDPGSFTIPYTIGSLDFAKALCDFGASINLILLTVYEKLGLGDPTPTNMRLVMADRSVK, from the exons ATGATTCAACCGTCTGCCATATTTAATCAGAGGAAGAACGACACCTttccaagtgatacagttcagaatcctCGAAATAATGGTTCATGTATGGCAGTCACAACTAGGAGTGGCAAGATATTATCTAGCCCTTTCGTGGGCGAAGCtgttgttgaaaatatgattaaagAGGATCTTGATGATGAT AGTAATGAGTTAGGGAAGAAGccagaaaagaaaaaggaagtagtggtcactactctcccaaaaccaccgcCTCCCTTTTCTCACAGATTAAAGAATAAGGCCGATGAtaaaaaatttggaaaatttaTGGCTATGCTTAAGCAGTTGATGATAAATTTACCATTGGTGGAGGCATTGGAACAAATGCCTGGCTacgctaaattcatgaaggaacTTGTCACAAAGAAAAGGACGGTGAGCTATGAATCGGTGgataatctccaccattgtagtgtCATTTCAACAAGATCCTTAGTGCAAAAGAAATTGGATCCTGGATCATTTACCATCCCATATACTATTGGATCATTGGATTTTGCAAAGGCCCTATGTGATTTTGGGGCGAGTATTAATCTGATTCTACTAACAGTTTATGAGAAATTAggtttgggagaccccacaccTACTAACATGAGGCTTGTGATGGCAGACAGATCTGTGAAGTAA